One Festucalex cinctus isolate MCC-2025b chromosome 1, RoL_Fcin_1.0, whole genome shotgun sequence genomic region harbors:
- the gcdhb gene encoding glutaryl-CoA dehydrogenase b — translation MALRNVCRLLAQPQRCAHLAFARAQGTAAPVRRDTEKIEKTKATKVQFNWRDALDLEGLLTEEEVMIRDSFRTYCQDKLMPRIILANRNEVFHREIVSEMGELGVLGPTIKGYGCAGTSYVAYGLIAREVESVDSGYRSVMSVQSSLVMHPINAYGTEEQKQKYLPKLARGEILGCFGLTEPNHGSDPGSMETRAKYNPSSRTYSLTGSKTWITNSPVADIAVVWAKCDDGKIRGFILERGMKGLSTPTIEGKFSLRASATGMIVMDEVEVPEENLLPNVSGLKGPFGCLNNARYGIAWGALGAAEFCFHAARQYTLDRIQFGVPLARNQLMQKKMADMLTEITIGLQSCLQLGRLIDEKKAAPEMISMLKRNSCGKALDIARQARDMLGGNGIADEYHIIRHVMNLEAVNTYEGTHDIHALILGRAITGLQSFTVNK, via the exons ATGGCATTGAGGAACGTGTGTCGCCTCTTGGCTCAACCTCAGAGATGTGCCCACCTTGCTTTCGCTCGAGCTCAGGGGACTGCAGCACCTGTTAGGCGGG ATACAGAGAAGATTGAGAAGACTAAAGCAA CAAAAGTCCAGTTCAACTGGCGTGATGCTCTGGACCTGGAGGGCCTGCTGACAGAGGAAGAGGTCATGATCAGAGACTCTTTTCGAACCTACTGCCAAGACAAACTAATGCCACGCATCATTTTAGCAAACAGAAATGAAG tGTTCCACAGAGAAATTGTGTCCGAGATGGGAGAGCTGGGTGTCTTGGGTCCAACCATTAAAG GTTACGGCTGTGCGGGGACAAGCTACGTTGCCTACGGTTTGATTGCCCGAGAAGTGGAAAGCGTGGACAGCGGCTACCGTTCGGTCATGAGTGTGCAGTCGTCGCTGGTCATGCATCCCATCAATGCGTATGGCACCGAGGAGCAGAAGCAGAAGTACTTGCCCAAGTTGG CTCGTGGAGAGATCCTCGGTTGCTTTGGCTTGACCGAGCCAAACCACGGCAGTGACCCAGGCAGCATGGAGACCAGAGCAAAGTACAACCCGTCCAGCCGCACCTACTCCCTCACAGGCTCCAAGACGTG GATCACCAACTCGCCAGTGGCGGACATCGCGGTGGTGTGGGCCAAATGTGACGACGGGAAGATTCGCGGCTTCATCCTGGAGCGGGGCATGAAAGGCTTGTCCACCCCCACGATTGAGGGAAAGTTCTCCCTGAGAGCGTCGGCCACTGGCATGATCGTCATGGATGAGGTGGAGGTTCCCGAGGAGAACCTGCTTCCCAACGTGTCTGGCCTCAAG GGCCCATTTGGCTGCTTGAACAACGCTCGTTACGGCATCGCGTGGGGAGCTCTGGGCGCCGCGGAGTTCTGCTTCCATGCAGCTCGTCAGTACACACTAGACAG GATCCAGTTTGGAGTGCCGCTCGCACGGAATCAGCTCATGCAGAAAAAGATGGCTGACATGTTGACGGAGATCACCATTGGCTTGCAGTCATGTCTGCAGCTGGGGAGACTCATCGATGAGAAAAA AGCAGCCCCTGAGATGATCTCCATGCTGAAGAGGAACAGCTGCGGTAAAGCCCTGGACATTGCCAGACAGGCCAGAGACATGCTGGGAGGGAACGGCATCGCAGACGAGTACCACATCATCCGCCACGTCATGAACCTAGAGGCCGTCAACACATATGAAG GTACGCATGATATCCATGCATTGATCCTTGGCAGAGCAATCACCGGGCTGCAGTCCTTCACTGTGAACAAATAG
- the LOC144003547 gene encoding uncharacterized protein LOC144003547: MSGYNFTMWNSTDEAHAYPQSTSLEEPLYKQYKPVNKEMIPLPKAVLYLLMAALVVVGVAYTIIGHLIKDLAIDIADCMLGPPGNEDKEQDTNPEGLASHPPPHPFAHNAFHVWDQDDVVIPLPLDDSPETSPLLLATIPYIPAFFPHLHSPTSQNSPALTEPGDQNPY; this comes from the exons ATGAGCGGCTATAATTTCACCATGTGGAACTCCACGGACGAAGCCCACGCCTATCCGCAGTCCACGTCCTTAGAGGAGCCGCTGTACAAGCAGTACAAGCCCGTGAACAAGGAGATGATCCCCCTGCCCAAGGCGGTGCTCTACCTGCTCATGGCGGCCCTGGTGGTGGTTGGAGTGGCATATACCATTATTGGACATCTCATTAAGGATCTGGCCATTGATATCGCAG ATTGCATGTTGGGTCCGCCCGGGAACGAAGACAAGGAGCAGGACACCAACCCGGAGGGCCTGGCCAGCCACCCGCCGCCACACCCGTTCGCCCACAACGCCTTCCACGTGTGGGACCAGGATGACGTGGTCATCCCTCTGCCGCTGGACGACAGCCCCGAGACCAGCCCGCTGTTGCTGGCCACCATTCCCTACATCCCCGCTTTCTTCCCACACCTCCACAGCCCCACAAGTCAGAACTCTCCCGCTCTCACCGAACCAGGAGATCAGAATCCGTATTGA
- the farsa gene encoding phenylalanine--tRNA ligase alpha subunit, whose protein sequence is MADTRVLETLLQLIEKADDGVESLNVACRLGVDHQVVVGAVKSLQSLGEIISAELRSSKHWELSEEGKEIAEQGSQEARVFNSIPLEGLTQSDLMKLSFGKIGFSKAMSNKWIRLDKGNEGGPKIFRTVETIEDQVREKLLLVHKGISSNVDEKEKNELKKRKLLAEVTVKSYWITKGNSFSSTVTKQETELTPEMIATGSWKEKNFKPYNFDAMGVAPDCGHLHPLLKVRTQFRQIFLEMGFTEMPTNNFIESAFWNFDSLFQPQQHPARDQHDTFFLSDPALALELPQDYLERVKRVHSEGGFGSQGYKYDWKMEEAQKNILRTHTTAVSSRMLYKLAQQEKFTPVKYFSIDRVFRNETLDATHLAEFHQIEGVVADYGLTLGDLMGVLHQFFTKLGITKLRFKPAYNPYTEPSMEVFSYHEGLKKWVEVGNSGVFRPEMLLPMGLPEDVSVIAWGLSLERPTMIKYGINNIRELVGHKVNLQMVYDSPICRLDS, encoded by the exons ATGGCGGATACGCGTGTGTTGGAGACGCTTCTTCAGCTTATTGAGAAGGCGGACGACGGCGTCGAAAGCCTCAATGTGGCTTGCAGGCTCGGAGTGGACCATCAGGTCGTAGTGGGGGCCGTGAAGAGTCTGCAGTCTCTCGGCGAA ATAATCTCAGCTGAGCTACGCTCCTCCAAACACTGGGAGCTGTCGGAGGAGGGCAAGGAGATCGCTGAGCAAGGCAGCCAGGAAGCTCGGGTCTTCAACTCAATCCCGCTAGAGGGTCTGACCCAAAGTGACCTCATG aaATTGTCCTTTGGAAAGATTGGCTTCAGCAAGGCCATGTCAAACAAGTGGATACGATTGGACAAAGGGAATGAAGGCGGGCCCAAGATATTCAGAACG GTGGAGACCATTGAGGACCAGGTAAGAGAGAAGCTGCTTCTTGTTCACAAAGGCATCTCTTCAAACGTGGATGAGAAAGAAAAGAATGAGCTGAAAAAGCGAAAACTTCTTGCTGAGGT GACAGTTAAGTCCTACTGGATCACGAAAGGCAACTCCTTCAGCTCCACCGTTACCAAACAGGAGACGGAGCTCACCCCTGAGATGATTGCCAC TGGCAGCTGGAAAGAGAAAAATTTCAAACCGTACAACTTTGATGCGATGGGTGTGGCCCCAGATTGCGGCCACCTGCATCCACTGTTGAAGGTGCGAACGCAGTTCAGGCAGATTTTCTTGGAGATGGG GTTCACAGAGATGCCAACCAACAACTTCATAGAGAGCGCTTTCTGGAACTTTGACTCCCTTTTTCAGCCGCAGCAGCACCCAGCCCGGGACCAGCACGACACCTTCTTCCTATCCG ACCCTGCTCTTGCCCTTGAGTTACCACAGGACTACTTGGAGAGAGTGAAGAGGGTCCACTCGGAGGGCGGCTTTGGTTCGCAAGG GTACAAATACGACTGGAAGATGGAGGAGGCCCAGAAGAATATCCTCCGCACGCACACGACAGCAGTCAGCTCACGTATGCTGTATAAACTGGCACAACAG GAGAAGTTCACCCCCGTCAAATACTTCTCCATCGACCGGGTCTTCAGGAATGAGACGTTAGATGCCACCCATCTGGCTGAGTTCCACCAAATCGAGGGTGTGGTAGCCGACTACGGGCTCACTCTGGGGGACCTGATGGGTGTCCTGCATCAGTTCTTCACCAAACTAG gaattacTAAACTACGTTTCAAGCCTGCCTACAATCCCTACACAGAACCCAGTATGGAGGTGTTCAGCTATCATGAAG GCCTAAAAAAGTGGGTGGAAGTGGGGAACTCTGGTGTTTTCAGACCGGAGATGTTGCTGCCTATGGGTCTCCCTGAAGATGTGTCTGTTATTGCATGGGGGCTGTCTCTGGAAag ACCCACCATGATTAAATATGGCATCAACAACATCAGAGAGCTGGTGGGACACAAGGTCAATCTACAGATGGTCTATGACAGCCCCATTTGTCGACTGGACTCCTGA